From the Bdellovibrio reynosensis genome, one window contains:
- a CDS encoding DMT family transporter, translated as MSNTTAWIILVVAGILEFIWATGLKYSEGFTKLGPSIFTIVTMGISFYLLSLSMKVLPIGISYTVWTGIGAVGAVIIGTVVFKEPLSLMKIIFLAMIIGGILGLKFTES; from the coding sequence ATGAGTAACACCACAGCATGGATCATTCTTGTTGTCGCAGGGATTTTAGAATTTATCTGGGCAACAGGCTTAAAATATTCTGAAGGCTTCACAAAACTGGGTCCTTCAATCTTCACCATTGTAACAATGGGAATAAGTTTCTATCTGCTTTCATTATCGATGAAAGTCTTGCCCATCGGCATTTCATATACAGTATGGACCGGTATCGGCGCAGTGGGCGCCGTGATCATAGGTACGGTAGTCTTTAAAGAACCATTGTCGCTTATGAAGATTATCTTTCTCGCAATGATCATCGGCGGAATTCTAGGCCTAAAATTTACCGAATCCTAA
- the rplT gene encoding 50S ribosomal protein L20, translating into MARVKSGKTNRARHKKVLKRAKGYYSAGSRAYIHAVEKNDRGMAFAYRDRKVNKRNFRTLWNQRINAAARLNGTTYSRLIGGLIKAGIQVDRKILANLAITDAAAFSALCKHALP; encoded by the coding sequence ATGGCTCGTGTAAAAAGTGGTAAAACAAATCGTGCTCGTCACAAAAAGGTTCTTAAAAGAGCAAAAGGTTATTATTCAGCAGGTTCTCGCGCGTACATCCACGCGGTAGAGAAAAATGACCGTGGTATGGCTTTCGCTTACCGCGATCGTAAAGTTAACAAACGTAATTTCCGTACATTGTGGAATCAACGTATCAATGCAGCTGCTCGTTTGAACGGTACTACGTACTCTCGTTTAATCGGTGGTTTGATCAAAGCTGGTATCCAAGTTGACAGAAAAATCTTGGCTAACCTTGCTATCACTGATGCAGCAGCATTCTCTGCACTTTGCAAACACGCTTTGCCATAG
- the rpmI gene encoding 50S ribosomal protein L35, with protein sequence MKMRTHSGAKKRMKVLSSGKVKKKSTRMRHLNSHMSSKTKRQLGKTSYVEDANMLQARRCLVF encoded by the coding sequence ATGAAAATGCGCACTCATTCTGGCGCTAAAAAACGCATGAAAGTTCTTTCAAGCGGTAAAGTTAAGAAAAAAAGCACTCGCATGCGTCACTTGAACTCACACATGAGCTCTAAGACGAAAAGACAACTAGGTAAGACATCATACGTTGAAGATGCAAACATGCTTCAAGCTCGTCGTTGCTTGGTATTCTAA
- the fni gene encoding type 2 isopentenyl-diphosphate Delta-isomerase: MNESNSQFEQRKRDHIRIALDPRSQTDGQNGLDSINLVHEALPEMDFKEVDISTSFVFQKQTILLSSPIFISSMTAGHEKGREINQALARLSDRHQILMGVGSQRRELEDSNAAEEWMAVRKQAPNAKLIGNIGIAQLIHTPIDKVQRLIESTEAVGLFVHLNPLQEALQPEGDRDFRKGLQAIENLVKTVQIPVIVKEVGCGFSTLTLKRLQDAGVFAVDVSGKGGTHWGRVEGYRSEESDLLYKVAQTFSNWGVSTLQSMLNAKEAQVNYQLWASGGVRNGLEVAKLCALGASQVGIAKPFLEAALAGDEALENLLQKLELELKIAMFCTGSKTLKDLQTKWVMS, translated from the coding sequence ATGAACGAGTCCAACTCGCAGTTTGAACAGAGAAAGCGCGACCACATCAGAATCGCGCTGGATCCCCGGTCGCAGACCGACGGTCAAAATGGATTGGACTCGATCAATTTAGTTCATGAGGCTTTGCCTGAAATGGATTTTAAAGAGGTCGATATTTCGACCTCTTTTGTTTTTCAGAAACAGACAATTCTTCTTTCCTCTCCGATCTTTATTTCCTCGATGACGGCTGGACACGAAAAAGGCCGTGAAATCAATCAAGCTCTCGCAAGACTCAGTGATCGCCACCAAATTTTAATGGGGGTGGGGTCGCAACGTCGTGAACTGGAAGATTCCAATGCCGCTGAAGAGTGGATGGCCGTGCGCAAACAAGCGCCGAACGCAAAACTCATCGGCAATATTGGAATCGCTCAGCTTATTCATACTCCCATTGATAAAGTTCAACGCCTCATTGAATCCACGGAAGCCGTGGGTTTGTTCGTTCACTTAAATCCTTTGCAAGAAGCTTTGCAGCCCGAGGGTGATCGTGATTTCCGCAAAGGTCTTCAGGCGATTGAAAATCTAGTTAAAACCGTACAAATTCCAGTGATCGTAAAAGAAGTCGGGTGTGGTTTTTCAACTCTGACTTTAAAGCGTCTGCAAGATGCTGGAGTTTTCGCAGTCGACGTGAGTGGCAAAGGTGGAACTCACTGGGGCCGTGTCGAAGGGTACCGTTCTGAAGAATCAGATTTACTTTATAAGGTAGCCCAAACTTTTTCTAATTGGGGTGTAAGCACTTTACAATCCATGCTTAATGCCAAAGAAGCCCAAGTTAATTATCAACTTTGGGCTTCAGGTGGGGTAAGAAATGGTTTAGAAGTCGCTAAACTTTGCGCTTTGGGTGCAAGCCAGGTGGGGATCGCAAAACCATTCCTGGAAGCGGCTTTGGCAGGAGATGAAGCTTTAGAAAATCTGCTGCAAAAATTAGAACTCGAGCTTAAGATTGCGATGTTTTGTACGGGTTCTAAAACACTTAAAGACCTTCAAACGAAGTGGGTGATGTCATGA
- a CDS encoding alpha/beta hydrolase: protein MKTEILHNLRTYDVKNFQIETLRIDSSVLKNNPLGDSATRFNPVLIPANSEGPWPVIFVLSGFTGNAPFYFNSKFNEANAVQVIDQAFSRGEAPEAVYVFVDALTTWGGSQFINSPATGNYEDYIVHELVPFIKKKYSVSDKTSDWCVTGGSSGGYGALHLASKHPKMFGVVAAVAPDCFFEASLLPEIYQALPLWEKYKGSSMKALDDLRNGKLTKMKNWHNLLNVFGMAACYGAKGDKGEFELPLDMHTAEKIPSLWEKWLEKDPLHFLEKRVKNLKHLHGIYIDVGTKDNFHLQYGSRQISKLLKSHSIPHDYVEFDGNHFDIGDRRTEVWKFLSAHWR from the coding sequence ATGAAAACAGAAATCTTGCACAATCTGCGCACCTACGACGTTAAGAACTTCCAAATTGAAACTTTACGCATTGATAGCAGCGTCTTAAAAAACAATCCTCTGGGAGATTCTGCAACCCGCTTTAATCCAGTTTTAATTCCAGCAAATTCTGAAGGTCCGTGGCCAGTAATTTTTGTTTTAAGTGGATTCACAGGCAATGCTCCTTTTTATTTTAATTCTAAATTTAATGAAGCCAATGCTGTGCAAGTAATTGATCAGGCTTTTTCACGGGGTGAAGCGCCTGAGGCGGTCTATGTATTTGTTGATGCGCTGACGACCTGGGGTGGGTCGCAATTTATTAACTCCCCTGCTACCGGTAATTACGAAGATTATATCGTGCATGAACTTGTTCCCTTCATTAAGAAAAAATATTCTGTGTCTGATAAAACTTCAGACTGGTGTGTGACTGGTGGATCAAGCGGAGGTTACGGCGCGCTTCACTTGGCTTCAAAGCACCCTAAAATGTTTGGTGTGGTGGCGGCGGTGGCCCCAGATTGTTTTTTTGAAGCAAGTCTTCTGCCGGAAATTTATCAAGCTTTGCCGTTATGGGAAAAGTATAAAGGCAGTTCCATGAAGGCTTTAGATGATTTACGCAATGGAAAACTGACTAAGATGAAGAACTGGCATAATCTTTTGAACGTTTTCGGTATGGCTGCTTGTTATGGCGCCAAGGGTGATAAGGGTGAGTTTGAATTGCCCTTAGATATGCACACGGCCGAAAAAATCCCGAGTCTTTGGGAAAAATGGTTAGAGAAAGATCCACTGCACTTTCTTGAAAAGCGCGTAAAAAACCTTAAGCACTTGCATGGAATTTATATTGATGTCGGAACGAAGGATAATTTTCATTTGCAGTACGGATCACGCCAAATTTCAAAACTTTTGAAAAGTCACAGCATCCCCCACGACTATGTGGAGTTTGACGGCAATCACTTTGATATCGGTGACCGCCGTACTGAAGTTTGGAAATTTCTATCAGCGCACTGGCGCTGA